From the genome of Oxyura jamaicensis isolate SHBP4307 breed ruddy duck chromosome 2, BPBGC_Ojam_1.0, whole genome shotgun sequence:
ttattCTCCCTCCCTTAAAAGCAAAGGCAGCCTTCATctacctttgatttttttttttttttttttgctaaacattatggtcaaaaaataaattaaaaaaatataaattttgtcTATCAATTCAGGCAACCCAAGATGTAGTGCTATTGCACCACCTTGCAGCAATACTGTATTCATTACTAACACTCATTTCAGGGGACAAAAGtctagaaaatgagaaacagagaagaaaatgacgTAAATAAGAAAGCTGTATCAACAGCCCTTTCTATACTGATATTTACGGACTAGCAGCTCCTACCACAGATTTGGAAGATGACATTCTAAAATACAAATCCaggggcagagggaggcagagTAAGCCTCCCTCCCATGTCAGTTAGCAAGTTAGCAACGACCCCTTTCACAAGTAAATCATAAAAGGGACAGAAtcatggagaggaaaagaaaaaaaaaaatgccatggaTTAACCTTGCATGGAGAAAATATTAACTGTACTCCCAactaaaagtctttttttttttttttttttttcccctaaaggtCAGAATAACTGTAAGCTTTTCAAATGCCAGAATCTTTGACAGATAtcataaacatttatttgtttcaataTCTCATATATCAAAGCATATTTCACAACAGTTAACTGAAACACTTTCTAGAGTCACTCCAAACCTCTCTTCCCCATAATTTCAGAGGCTACGAAAATAGAATTAGAGATTCACTTTAAGCATCTTCCATCCAAAATATCATTAGTCCAATTCCTTCCTCCCCAAAGATccaaaaaggaataaatgatCCAAAGGACATTAGTGTATTGCTGCATTTTAGaagtgaaaaatgcagaaaaatggaaaacactgaaatcccAAGTATTCTGAATAAATTGTAGAAATCCTCCTATTAGTTTTACACAATCCCTGAAATGGCTTAGTAATTTGCATTTCCATAATAATAATTCCTAGAGTCTTCCTACAAAAtcaggcttttttgttttgtttttgttccccccaccttttttattgttatttttttaattttcccttatttttcttcttcttctcaaggggaggcaggagggaaaatgaaaaagagaggaCCTGGCAGGTGTTCGTTTATTTAACTTATGGCATTTTAAAAGGTAATATTTGACATGATCCTGCAATTGCAATGATACTGCAATTTTCTTACAGGTATGAAGCATTGATTCTCACAGACTTCCATTTTAAAGGCCATTTTTAGAAGGACAAAATACTGAGACAATACGAAAGCTGAACCAACCTTCTCAAACACAAAGTAGTGTACAGACAATACAAGGCTTAagagaaaggtgtttttattttacttttttgttgttgttgtagttatttttgttggttttgtgttgttttttgtttgtttgttttttgaaagatatGCTGCATAACCATGTCCTTATCCCACAACTCTTTAAATTCCACGTTAGGGCATATCTCTATAGAAATTTATTATTAGGATACTAGGAAATCATTTTTTAGCATAGATGTAAATTCTTTAGTTTAGAACACCAATGTTTTTATCCATGATCATCTTTTTCAAACAggctattttaaagaaaaaaaaaaaccattcaACAAGTTTCATTTGACTTTTACTTATGGTTGAATACACATGAAATGTGCTTTCAATGCATAAAAATCACAGTGGATAGCAGCAAAGGACTTGGGGGAAATTAAGGAGAATTTGATCATTCACATTGTGATTAATCTGCACATTGATGAAAGATAGCTATTTcacacttctaaaaataaacttgagatcattcttttcaaaaaaaaaaagccccccaaaatacacaaaaaaaacgAAAACAAACATAAATCCAAATGCATTAATTGTctttaacacaaaaaaaatgaaattgttatgGCAGCAAAAGATTTTGATAATAATGAAAGTCTGTAAACTGTAATTCaatctctttttgttgttgttgttcccaaAGTGCAAGATGCAAGATTCCCATAAGCTTTCAGTAGTGCTTTTCCTGTAAATAATCCTTCATTTTGTTTGGCAAAGGCAGTTTCTGAATCAGGTCTATTCTGGTGTACTGACGTATTACAAAACGACACAGGTATTGTAAAGAACGCACCTGCATAAACCGAGATACTGGATTTGTTAGTCTCACTGGATAAGTTGCTGATCCAGGCAATCGGGATCTCGAATAGCAGAAAGCTCCATTTTCAGAGTCCCTGATTGAATGTTCAATTAAATCAACTATAGATGTATGCCCCTCCACATCTGGTTGTTCATAGAAGCTAAACCTACCATTTGAATGTTCAATTCTAGTGTGAAGCGTTTTTCCATGTGAACGAAAACTCAAACTTAAAAGGTAACGATCATCAGAACTATCTCGAACAAGGAACGAGCCATCAGGCACATTAGCTAattttccctctgcctcccaaCGCGTAATGGGGCCCCAGTACCACCCTTGTTTTGCAAGTTTTTTCAGTTCTTCCGTTAGACTTGTCACAACCATAGGGCCACTGTTCTGCACAGAATCATAAACTCTTCCAACTCCAGGGGCAGTGTTAGGATCAAAATTCAAATGGCAGCGCATACTTTCAGCCACATGGGCATCTGTGCCATTCAATCCATTAAAGTTCCTTTGGATTTGATTATTCTGCATTGGAGGTAGCAAAGGTGAGAGTGGAGGGACATCGCTGTGATTAACTCTTGGGCTTTGCAACATGACTCCTGTGGTACCAATCAACAAACCATTCACCGCCTGGTCCACAAAGATGTCTGGTGCAACGACTACATCCTGATCCACTTGACTCTCTTCTTCATGGAAAGAATTTCCCCCCACTTGAGAAGAAACAGTTGAAACTTCCATGGGTGAGGAACTATCCAGACAGTAACTACGTGATCCTTCCAAAGGATACATTCCCTCATCTAAAGGCACAGTATACTGAATGTAGTCCTGAGGCATTAATCCAATAACTACAGGCACATGTTCATCAATATGAAGATGCAAGTCCCCATTCTGAGATTCcgtattttttaatgcattgttTTGTTCCTGGAACACATTATCTGACTGCAAGTCATGGAAGTCCTTTCGAACGCCATTCAGTGCTGGGCTTGGATTAGAAGAATGGACCAAAGCCTTGACTTTGACTTCCATTTTGATGCAAGTCTCTTCTGAATTTGTAGGTCGAAGGGGCCACGGAGTTGGACTGTAATGGTGATTACGGAGGGAAGTGgatctcagaggtctttgaGCTCGCACATCTTTGAAGGTTATTGGAgcagatgaggaagaaaaggtgTCATCATCTGCAGAGCTTACAGATGGTGTGCTGCCTTTgcccttctgcttttgttttgctgaaagcCTCCTTTTTAACGTACCCATTAAGCTTTCACTTTTTGATCTATTTTTGCCTCCTTTTTCATCTTCACTATTGACTTCACAGCTAGCCAAATCTTTACCATAGCAGCTGCCAAACAAGGAGTCATCTTTTCCAAATTCATTTAACGATGGCTGCTGAACCACTACAAAGTCGCTTTcatctttacttttatttaagttAAAGGACTTACGAATTGTTTTGAGactaattttcttcattatgaCAAGTTACCAAGTCTGGCTGATCAGCAGTGCTCGTGGTGGTATAGCCCTAACACACGCAGAGCAGCTTCTGCTTCATTTACGTGTTTTATCCAGCCTCATTTAACTTCAAGAGCCATTTCctggaagcaaataaaatacaattaacttcacaaaagaaatatttgaaaaattatcCATAAGGgcgttttctttttcctccaaacaaaacagaaattgaagTACTTAAGTAATGagcattaaataaaagtaaatatagaGAGTTGACTTGGAAATCAATGAGGCTTAAAAAGTGAATGTGCTACTAGAGCCTTGATCTACACTATTTATTCCGCTTTTACTatactattttttaatacacacacatcacatgcacatatatttaatgtatgtaTGTAGAATTTTTTAGCACAGAAACATCCCTCTCTTTCAGAAGGCATCTAGAAAAGCCCACACAAAAATAACTAGAAAACATAAAACTGTAAGATACTCTACCCAACATGTTTTCTATGTACAGGTAAACCTAATCAGCCATGGTCAAACCTTCTTTACACAGGACAGCTGAGCGATTATCATatataaatatgggaaaattaactctagtcaaagaaaactgagggaaataaacagcaaaataacaTCTATTTAGAGCAAACAATGGAAGTCCCCTCCTAAAcctctgtgaaagaaaaatatttccaaattttgTTTTAGACACAAAGAAAGCCACATCACTGGCTTCCCTTGCCTAGTTacacttctgctgcttttctttctccagtacTTCTGCCAAGGCTATGTGGACAAATCTCATCAAGTCCCAGACAACTGCATCCTAGACAACCTAGCATCTTCTacccccctgcccctcccctaAACTTGActttttagcttgtttttcttcagtgttgaTCAGACCTACCcaagcaaacagctctgcagagaaaggggaagaacaagggaaggagaagagagtgGGAAGTTATTCCTGCCATGGAAGTAGAGAATACCTTTAGAAACAGCTATCATTCCATGTACATGCAATTACATAGCAGAACAAATTGCAACAGTAAGCCTGGCTTTTATATCTTGGCTATGTACGGCAAGCTGGAAGAGACcaagaatcatttaaaaaaaataaaataaaagggtatTCCTAGTCTGGGGGATAGAGCGAGAGGCAAAACATCCCTTAAATATGCACTTCCCACTTCTCTCATGATATCACAATACACACAACAGAGGAACACagtaaaatgaacagaaacatttttaatcaactgaatgtgatttttcttaagTAACTGTTCAAAAACTGTGTTAAGAAATATAAGGGGAACGATTACTATACTCAAGCAGCAGTCCACTGATTACTGTTCCGATCCAGCCCAAATTTGTGGGCcttaaaaacacaaaggctAAAGGATCATATCTAAAACTAACTAAAAGACAATGAAGGGAATCTAAGGATTTTGAACTTCAAAATACCTTaggaaagcaaaagggaaaagggaaaagggaaaaggagtaAAGGCCTGCTGCTAGGTTGCTGAACACTGGTCTcataaacagcagaaatacaaaagcTTGATTAACATGGATTTGTAACCTTGTTCTTTCCACCAACTGCGTCACACTGCTTCGAAGACCTGTTCTTTCTCAGCCATAACCTCTGACATTCCCCTAGTCCATCTTTGGAATACCTGCAGTTCATTCCACTTCCTTTTCTTGATTACCAAGCTAAGTGACactatgttttctttacttttttttcaataggGAGTactaaatgttttctcttttgcctGTAAACTAATTTACAtgccaccagaaaaaaaatatactaaaagTTTGtttcctaaacaaacaaacacaggaCCAAGAATCAATcctttctataaataaataaaatcttaaattaaaaataaaataataataataataattaaaaaaaaacggAGCAGTGCTTTATTAGAAGTTCACTACTTATTTTCAACACCATAACAGAACTCTTGGGGTATGAGGAGTCGTGATACCTTAAacatttcctttacaaaatTTAAAGGGGATGCAGTGATATGGATATGTATTTCCAGAGAGCAGGacactaatttttattttaagacgGATACATGCAGAACCatgaaatttcatgttttaaaatatctgtttaatATGAGCTTTGTGTGTTTGGAAGAACTAGAAATTACGAAagtactggaaaacaaacatgagTAGAATACTTTATTGGGTTTAAgtggcaagattttggtagcagTGGGCTGCACAAGTGGCAACTGTGAGAAGAACCTAGCAtctgccccatgttagataagggccagcttcagccagctccaaagggacctgctgctggccagagctgagcctcTGAGCAacactggttgggcctctgggagagcagatttaaggaagggggaaaaacactgctgggaagcagcagctgggagagagaggagtgagaacagccctgcagaccccaaggtcagtgcagaaggaaggTAGGAGGTGCTGTGGaaaggcccctggtggagcaggctgtgcccctgcagcccacgggTCCCACACGGTGCAGATCgccacactgcagcccgtggaggagcccccggtggagcaggtggatgtggcctggaggaggctgcggcccatggagagcccccgcaggagcagtTCCTGGGCCAGAggtgcagcccatggagaggagcccacgcaaGATCAGGGGGTCTGGATGGAGCTGTCACATGTGGGGTAtgcatgctggagcagtttgctcctgatggatggaccccatggtggagacccatgctggagcaagggcagagaaatgaccatgaaggagtggcagaCAAAACGctagggactgaccgcagcccccattcccccttTCCTTGCACCACTCAGGAGGAGGTGGTAGAAGAGGGTGaatggggggcgggggggaaggagggTTTTAGTTggattttaatttcttactgCTCTAATCTGCTAGTggtaggcaataaattacattgaaCTTCCTatgctgagcctgttttgcTTGTGACAATAATTGGTGAGAAATCTCCTTCCCCTCATATCTCCCCTGAGTCCTTTCCACCATATTGTTGTCTTCTGCTCCTTGGTAGTGAAAGAGTGGTATGGAGGAGTTAAGCTGCCCATCAGGGTGATAACACCACAAATACACTGaatatttcagagttttctATAAGCCTGGAATCTGGGGTATCAGAACTTATAAGCATACAGTAATTATCAAAAAGCTACACATACAGAGAGAGTTACATGtcaattaaaagcaaacttgtAATGCCTTGTTGACCTTCTATTCCTAAACCACTTGGATTTTGCAATTTACAGTACTTTTTTCATCATACATAACTAAATGAACatataaaatgaggaaaaaaatataactatGGGATTTTATTCAGTTCCTGAACTGATGGAGTTACGTCAGAGaattttttcatttgataaagTGCTTTTGTATATGCAACATCACACGTCTTGGAAGACTCACATTAACCCCACTTTTAAAATCCATGATGTTCTCAAACTGTTTCTGACTGACATCcacaaactgaaattatttccattttatgaaATACGCTCACTCCCACATCCTTATAGGAAATATATCATACTGTTTGCAATTCCTAACCCTGAAAAAGCAAGTAAGAAAAAGTCAAATCTGCCTTCTAAGctagggagaaaataaaagaacaaccACATTGCTGACTAGAGAGGGAACATGTATAGATCCCCAGACTGTCCAATTCACCAATTTTTTGATTGCAGTGGTTCTGGAGAATTagaactgtttaaaaatctGGCTAAAAGAAGATATATTTCTTTAGGTTTAGCCATAACTagacaaaaatacaaatcattTGAAGGAATGTGTTTGTATTACATACTAGTCTATCTGTATCTAAATATGTTCTTACAAATGGAAATCCAGTATCCAAAAATAAACTCACCAGATAAATCTCTATAGCAGCATatatacagaaatgtaaatgttgcaGTTTAAGAGTGACTACTGAGTATGCTTGAGAAGAAAGTGTTCTGTATCTGTCTGCCTAGCTTAGCAGCCAGTATTTTTAATCAAGCAAAATGTATGATCATCTAAATGCTTGAAACACTACTTGTATACTTGTAACATTtcatataaagaaataataagaacTTGTGGGTCAAATATAAACCACAGATACAATATGCATATACCCAGAAGTCCAGCCCATTCATCCAGGAAAAGACCATAAAATACAGTGAATGACAGTCCTGGTCAAAGTTTGAAGCAAACAGAACACACCTACAGATGAGAGCAAGCCTCTAAATAAGTCTTATATAAATGGGAATCACTGTACATTTCCACAtctcttacatatttttttatctaagacaggagaaagcagaaatactgtGAAGTCAAATAATCCAATCAATCCAGATGTTCTTCTTTGCGTATACTTTAAAAAGtgacaacaaaaaacacagtaattctGCATTACATAATGTGTTTAAATACACTTTATAAACAGTCTTCAATATAAGATACACTCACGTACTTGCAAGTATAAAATTTTTCATTGTCTGAACCTACAAGAGCTGAAACAGAAGAGCTCAGCATGCATTCCTTCCTGGAATACATTAAAATGAGCTGCTGAATTTCATCACAACTCTCAGCATTGCAACAGCTTCACTAGCATTTTGTAAGAATTATGGCACCAATGAAGTCTCCCACAGATGTGCTCTTCCAGTGCCATCTGCTGTACAGTGCATTTAAAAAGCCTAACTAAAGACACCTCTGGAAAGTCTTCTGGTAGGTATTTGTAACTATAAAAAGACTCTGAAGGATATTAATGCAATTCCAAAGCTTGATGACTGTAAGCAGAAATACTTGGAACACTGCGATTTAAAGCAGCAGAACATTAATCAGACTCAGGAAGAGAATGAAATGTTAACACAGATTGAAGAGCCAGAGTAAAATCTTGGCTTATTAACTTTCATCCCAAATTCATCTCAGAATCCTTAAAACTATGCAGATTGATTAAACACAGGCCTCCTGACAAGAAGTATCAGGACATCTAGATTACTATCTGGCAAGTACCATGGTCCCTTTTctcctaataaaaataatcaaaactaAGTTTGTATGCCTCAtatcaaaatgacaaaaaacacGTATTAGTCACAAACACGAACTACTAATGAACAGGCTTAAAGCCAAAAGCTTTACAGGATGCTTATC
Proteins encoded in this window:
- the SOCS6 gene encoding suppressor of cytokine signaling 6, which gives rise to MKKISLKTIRKSFNLNKSKDESDFVVVQQPSLNEFGKDDSLFGSCYGKDLASCEVNSEDEKGGKNRSKSESLMGTLKRRLSAKQKQKGKGSTPSVSSADDDTFSSSSAPITFKDVRAQRPLRSTSLRNHHYSPTPWPLRPTNSEETCIKMEVKVKALVHSSNPSPALNGVRKDFHDLQSDNVFQEQNNALKNTESQNGDLHLHIDEHVPVVIGLMPQDYIQYTVPLDEGMYPLEGSRSYCLDSSSPMEVSTVSSQVGGNSFHEEESQVDQDVVVAPDIFVDQAVNGLLIGTTGVMLQSPRVNHSDVPPLSPLLPPMQNNQIQRNFNGLNGTDAHVAESMRCHLNFDPNTAPGVGRVYDSVQNSGPMVVTSLTEELKKLAKQGWYWGPITRWEAEGKLANVPDGSFLVRDSSDDRYLLSLSFRSHGKTLHTRIEHSNGRFSFYEQPDVEGHTSIVDLIEHSIRDSENGAFCYSRSRLPGSATYPVRLTNPVSRFMQVRSLQYLCRFVIRQYTRIDLIQKLPLPNKMKDYLQEKHY